One Deltaproteobacteria bacterium genomic window carries:
- a CDS encoding acyloxyacyl hydrolase, which yields MSIQFMLLMSALLVLLQSAPAFAEEGEWRGIQSFGIRGLYGQSDRDNITFNSLLPRVSLFLPPVIDQPLADWHCQAEFVIEPIFSYIKNHPDAVEAGINPIFFSLRYDVGQRLVPFFEGGEGVLYTDLSGENLGGDFQFSSQAGGGVHWFLDRTTALTVSYRIRHISNAGISQQNSGLNTNSVTFGLSFFPKR from the coding sequence ATGTCGATCCAATTCATGCTGTTGATGTCCGCGCTGTTGGTGCTACTGCAGAGCGCGCCGGCGTTCGCGGAAGAGGGCGAGTGGCGCGGCATTCAGTCATTTGGCATCCGCGGATTGTACGGCCAGTCCGACCGCGACAACATCACCTTCAACTCGTTGTTGCCGCGGGTCAGTCTTTTCCTGCCTCCCGTGATCGATCAGCCGCTGGCGGACTGGCATTGCCAGGCTGAGTTCGTGATCGAACCGATCTTTTCGTACATCAAAAACCACCCCGACGCGGTAGAGGCCGGCATCAATCCGATCTTTTTCTCCCTGCGCTACGACGTCGGCCAGCGCTTGGTCCCCTTCTTCGAAGGCGGTGAAGGCGTGCTCTACACGGACCTCAGCGGCGAAAACCTGGGTGGGGATTTTCAGTTCAGCTCGCAAGCGGGCGGCGGGGTCCATTGGTTTCTCGACCGCACGACGGCGTTGACGGTCTCGTACCGGATTCGGCACATCTCGAACGCTGGGATCAGTCAACAGAACAGCGGGCTCAACACCAACTCGGTTACCTTTGGGCTATCGTTCTTTCCGAAACGTTAA
- a CDS encoding VCBS repeat-containing protein, with protein MSFAPPVSYPTGMSPKGVAVGDFDGDGVRDLATANSSAGTVSILAGSVDGTFSPVVATLTAGAGPAAIAAGDLNDDGLDDLVIANLTAGTVAVFVATGQGFIFSPSATLTLSGAKPAPVALTLGAFDNDATLDIAVVNAGASRIELFTGNGDGTFTVGQQLFFVQDVVAISTGDLNGDSNPDLVAARTTPGTAAVFLNSSDGFHAFGNIGAVAAPSAIAAADVNDDGFADLLVTGRTDNRLVVLSGNGDGTFNPPVQFIVGATPRAVAIGDFNNDGLPDAATADQGGGALSILRGANTGTFAPAQTFSVGGAPVALAVADFNFDGYLDVVTANQTSNAVSVLLNLTGNVTPPPTPTPEAGPEIIIGSDVASPGAAAQIVVSLQRHGTEVTAVQNDIRFDTDAFVLSTDDCVVNPATGKNLRKNLVTDNLGRTSLRAIVLSFTNADVIPDGPLYTCTFTARTTALGGVYPLIARAAVASAASGDSIPDLTTVDGAIIVDAATRTPSATRTRTPTHTITPTPTRTSTVTSSATPSSTPTITQSRTSTPTGSHTATPTASPTVTATATPSPSAADTATASSTPSLTASATPTWTTSPTASASPTLTNTPPLCVCDCDHDGAVTVDELIRAVNIGLGTADLNLCPAADADHMNDVTIEEIVQGVNNSLNDCPK; from the coding sequence GTGAGCTTTGCGCCGCCCGTGTCGTACCCCACCGGCATGAGCCCGAAGGGGGTTGCGGTCGGCGATTTCGACGGCGACGGAGTGCGCGACCTCGCAACCGCCAACAGCAGCGCCGGCACGGTCTCGATCTTGGCGGGCTCCGTTGATGGAACGTTCAGCCCAGTCGTCGCAACGCTGACGGCGGGGGCCGGTCCGGCGGCGATCGCCGCGGGCGACTTGAACGATGACGGACTCGATGATCTGGTGATCGCGAACCTGACAGCGGGCACTGTGGCCGTCTTTGTCGCGACGGGGCAGGGATTCATTTTCTCCCCGTCCGCAACGCTCACTCTGAGTGGCGCGAAGCCGGCGCCAGTGGCGCTCACGCTGGGTGCGTTCGACAACGATGCGACCCTCGACATCGCCGTGGTCAACGCGGGCGCGAGTCGCATCGAGTTGTTCACTGGCAATGGTGACGGGACGTTCACGGTGGGGCAGCAATTGTTCTTCGTCCAGGACGTCGTGGCGATCAGTACCGGCGACCTCAATGGCGACAGCAACCCGGATCTGGTCGCGGCACGGACCACCCCGGGCACGGCGGCGGTCTTCTTGAACTCGAGCGACGGCTTCCATGCCTTCGGCAACATTGGAGCGGTCGCTGCCCCGTCGGCGATTGCCGCGGCCGACGTGAACGACGACGGTTTCGCCGATCTGCTCGTCACTGGGCGCACCGACAATCGCCTGGTGGTGCTGTCGGGCAACGGTGACGGCACGTTTAATCCTCCGGTGCAGTTCATCGTTGGCGCCACACCGCGCGCCGTGGCGATCGGTGACTTCAACAATGATGGCCTGCCTGACGCCGCGACCGCCGACCAAGGTGGCGGCGCGCTGAGCATCCTGCGCGGCGCCAATACTGGAACCTTCGCTCCGGCTCAGACGTTCAGCGTGGGCGGGGCGCCGGTGGCGTTGGCGGTTGCGGATTTCAACTTCGATGGCTACCTCGATGTCGTCACCGCCAATCAGACGAGCAATGCGGTCTCCGTCTTGCTGAACCTGACCGGGAACGTCACGCCACCACCAACGCCGACCCCCGAGGCGGGACCAGAAATCATCATTGGTAGCGACGTCGCTTCTCCCGGTGCCGCGGCCCAGATCGTGGTCAGCCTGCAGCGCCACGGTACCGAGGTCACCGCGGTTCAGAACGACATCCGCTTCGATACGGACGCCTTTGTTCTGAGCACCGACGATTGCGTGGTCAATCCGGCCACCGGAAAGAACCTCCGGAAAAACCTGGTGACAGACAATCTCGGACGTACATCGCTGCGCGCGATCGTGCTGTCATTCACCAACGCCGACGTGATTCCCGACGGTCCGCTGTACACCTGTACCTTTACCGCCCGGACGACGGCACTCGGCGGTGTGTACCCGTTGATCGCGCGCGCGGCGGTCGCCAGCGCGGCGTCGGGGGACTCGATTCCCGATCTGACGACGGTCGACGGCGCGATCATTGTCGACGCGGCGACGCGGACACCTTCAGCCACTCGCACGCGAACGCCAACGCACACTATCACCCCCACGCCGACACGAACCAGCACCGTGACGTCGAGCGCAACGCCGAGCAGCACGCCGACGATCACGCAAAGTCGCACGTCGACTCCGACCGGGAGTCACACCGCGACTCCTACTGCCAGTCCGACGGTTACCGCGACCGCGACGCCCAGCCCTAGCGCCGCCGACACTGCGACGGCCAGCTCAACTCCCTCACTCACGGCGAGCGCCACACCAACCTGGACGACAAGTCCAACGGCGAGCGCGAGCCCCACCCTGACGAACACGCCGCCGTTGTGTGTCTGCGATTGCGACCACGACGGGGCGGTGACCGTCGACGAGTTGATCCGCGCCGTGAATATCGGGCTCGGCACTGCCGATCTCAATCTCTGTCCAGCGGCAGACGCGGATCACATGAATGACGTGACCATCGAGGAGATCGTGCAAGGCGTGAACAACAGCCTCAACGATTGTCCGAAGTAA
- a CDS encoding cold shock domain-containing protein codes for MFGTIKKIIKDKGFGFITPDDGDEVFFHRSRLAPKVNFDDLREGDSVEFQVKQGEKGPQAFNLKNR; via the coding sequence ATGTTCGGGACCATCAAGAAAATCATCAAGGACAAGGGCTTCGGATTCATCACTCCCGACGACGGCGATGAGGTGTTCTTCCATCGCTCGCGGCTGGCGCCGAAGGTGAACTTCGACGATCTGCGTGAAGGTGATTCGGTCGAATTCCAGGTCAAGCAGGGCGAGAAGGGCCCGCAAGCCTTCAACCTCAAGAATCGTTGA
- a CDS encoding inositol oxygenase yields MEHTQSARPLVNDSFHSDLDNLYLRNHRDQTMAKVIALRTKYGARRLGRATVWDRLMSLREVNDESDADLEGMSQLGHALQTANSLADAGLGDDWIITGLVHDLGKIMLEYGEAQEFVVGDIFPVGCRYSPKIIRYELLKQNTDWSNPDYQTQNGIYDESCGLDRVVFSYGHDEYTYQVVKDCLPPDFAWTIRYHSFQSIAGDYLHLFDADDLRRRESHMKVFAVHDLYTKNPHVVLESRLPEYEALIKRRFPDPIEW; encoded by the coding sequence ATGGAACACACGCAATCCGCGCGCCCCTTGGTGAACGATTCTTTCCACAGCGATCTCGACAACCTCTACCTCCGCAACCATCGCGATCAGACGATGGCGAAGGTGATCGCGCTGCGCACCAAGTACGGCGCACGCCGTTTGGGCAGGGCGACGGTGTGGGATCGGCTGATGTCTTTGCGCGAAGTCAACGACGAGTCCGATGCCGACCTCGAAGGCATGAGCCAGCTTGGTCACGCGCTGCAGACAGCGAACTCACTCGCCGATGCCGGCCTGGGCGACGACTGGATCATCACTGGTCTGGTGCACGACCTCGGCAAGATCATGCTCGAATATGGCGAAGCGCAGGAATTCGTGGTTGGCGACATTTTTCCAGTCGGCTGCCGCTACTCGCCGAAGATCATCCGCTACGAGCTGCTCAAGCAGAATACCGATTGGAGCAACCCTGACTATCAAACCCAGAACGGCATTTACGACGAAAGCTGCGGCCTGGATCGCGTTGTCTTCAGCTACGGCCACGACGAGTACACGTACCAGGTCGTGAAGGACTGCTTGCCGCCGGACTTCGCGTGGACGATCCGCTACCACAGCTTTCAATCGATCGCCGGCGACTACCTCCATCTCTTCGACGCCGATGACCTGCGCCGCCGCGAGAGCCACATGAAGGTCTTCGCCGTGCACGACCTGTACACGAAGAACCCCCACGTCGTGTTGGAGTCACGGCTGCCAGAGTACGAGGCGCTGATCAAGCGCCGATTTCCCGACCCGATCGAGTGGTGA
- a CDS encoding thioredoxin family protein, which translates to MRKPCVMRKPPMLKRFVLLALGPFSVGLVVNLFVARGAAAAVGKVTLSLEASGSIAPRGGLLPVDVIADIERGWHINAHQPTEPFLIVTEASLVLPPGITAEPLQYPKPDRKVFTFAQGKELLVYEGKLGLGTGLHIPAEFPGSRVRVQATLRYQACNDTTCLPPTTATAELLLPVSAEVVANPSASAARPLVATGGWSVEQWLAQRGLAFTLLAVTLLGIGLNLTPCVYPLISVTVAYFGTHAQGRSGRKLALACIYVLGIAMSFSALGVAAALSGGLFGAALQKPAVMVFIAGVMVALALSSFGLYQLQPPAALMQWAGGSTQGAAGAAFMGVTMGIVAAPCVGPLVLALLVAVGTRQDPLLGFALFFALACGMGLPYVVLAMAASSLTQLPRSGEWLVWIERLFGCILLAMAAYFIAPLLPRPVRDLLLPAVIAIAGIYLGFLDSSGRSLRVFRPLKQAVGVGAIALALWLGWPQPVESAIQWRELTPTTVDAARSAGRPAVVDFGADWCIPCVEMLRTTFIDPKVVRAATRFEMVKADITEESEPATKLLEQFQVRGVPTVLVFDALGNEVGRMVGYTSADELLEAMAKAG; encoded by the coding sequence ATGCGCAAGCCGTGCGTGATGCGCAAGCCGCCTATGCTGAAGCGATTCGTTCTCCTCGCGCTGGGTCCGTTCAGCGTCGGTCTCGTCGTCAACCTATTCGTTGCGCGCGGGGCGGCTGCGGCCGTGGGCAAAGTGACGCTGAGTCTTGAGGCCAGCGGGTCAATTGCGCCGCGCGGCGGCCTGCTGCCGGTCGATGTCATCGCCGACATCGAGCGCGGCTGGCACATCAACGCGCACCAACCGACCGAACCATTTCTCATCGTAACCGAAGCGTCGTTGGTGCTTCCACCCGGTATCACCGCCGAGCCGTTGCAATATCCCAAACCTGATCGCAAGGTGTTCACCTTCGCGCAAGGCAAGGAGCTGCTGGTCTACGAGGGCAAGCTCGGCCTCGGCACGGGATTGCACATCCCTGCCGAGTTTCCCGGCTCCCGGGTTCGGGTCCAAGCGACCCTGCGCTACCAAGCGTGCAACGACACGACGTGTCTGCCGCCCACGACCGCGACTGCGGAGTTGCTGCTGCCGGTTAGCGCCGAAGTTGTTGCAAACCCGAGCGCCAGCGCCGCGCGGCCGCTCGTCGCGACGGGAGGTTGGTCCGTCGAGCAGTGGCTCGCGCAACGTGGTCTCGCCTTCACTCTGCTCGCGGTGACGCTGCTGGGGATCGGACTCAACCTGACTCCGTGTGTGTATCCGTTGATCTCGGTGACGGTGGCGTACTTCGGCACTCACGCGCAGGGGCGTAGCGGGCGCAAACTGGCGTTGGCGTGCATCTACGTGCTCGGCATCGCAATGTCGTTCTCGGCGCTCGGTGTCGCCGCCGCGCTGTCCGGCGGGCTCTTCGGCGCGGCGCTGCAAAAGCCGGCGGTGATGGTGTTCATCGCGGGCGTGATGGTCGCGCTCGCGTTGAGTTCGTTTGGACTCTATCAATTGCAGCCGCCGGCCGCGTTGATGCAATGGGCCGGCGGCAGCACGCAAGGCGCGGCGGGCGCCGCGTTCATGGGCGTGACGATGGGCATCGTCGCGGCGCCCTGTGTTGGTCCGCTGGTGCTGGCGTTGTTGGTCGCAGTCGGCACACGGCAAGATCCGCTGCTTGGCTTCGCGCTGTTCTTCGCTCTCGCCTGCGGCATGGGGTTGCCGTACGTCGTGTTGGCGATGGCGGCCAGCTCACTCACGCAGTTGCCGCGCTCGGGCGAATGGTTGGTGTGGATCGAGCGTCTGTTCGGTTGCATCCTCTTGGCCATGGCGGCCTACTTCATCGCGCCGCTGCTGCCACGGCCGGTACGCGATCTGCTCTTGCCGGCAGTGATTGCGATCGCCGGAATCTACCTTGGCTTCCTCGATTCATCGGGGCGCAGCTTGCGGGTGTTCCGTCCACTCAAGCAAGCGGTAGGCGTCGGAGCGATCGCGTTGGCTCTGTGGCTCGGATGGCCGCAACCGGTCGAGAGTGCCATTCAATGGCGCGAGCTAACTCCGACCACCGTCGATGCCGCGCGCAGTGCCGGCCGGCCTGCGGTCGTCGACTTTGGCGCCGACTGGTGCATCCCGTGCGTCGAGATGTTGCGCACGACCTTCATCGATCCCAAAGTCGTGCGCGCCGCAACCCGCTTCGAGATGGTCAAGGCCGACATCACCGAGGAGAGCGAGCCCGCCACCAAGCTGCTCGAACAGTTTCAGGTGCGTGGCGTGCCCACCGTGTTGGTGTTCGACGCCCTCGGCAATGAAGTCGGCCGCATGGTCGGCTACACCAGCGCCGACGAACTCCTGGAAGCGATGGCGAAGGCCGGCTAA
- a CDS encoding DEAD/DEAH box helicase has protein sequence MDFHSLHLPAPVLQGIDAIGFTTCTPIQEKTLPLALAGKDVAGQAQTGTGKTAAFLITIFARLLKRRRHRGEGSHDEGGHEEQNPGNAPRALIIAPTRELVVQILHDAEGLGAFTGLSMHAVYGGVDYQKQREILRDGCDILVGTPGRLIDYFKQHVYTLRNVEVLVIDEADRMFDMGFIADLRYMLRRLPPYNKRQSMLFSATLSFDVMELAYEHMNDPVKVSISPEQLTAENVEHMLYHVGKREKLPLLLGLLQREQPTRTMIFINTKREGEWLARRLADNGHNARILSGDVDQRVRLKLVHDFKSGALPILVATDVASRGLHIEAVSHVINYDLPQDPEDYVHRVGRTARAGASGKAISLACEEYVMALEPIEHFTGFKIPFAHVEDDMLVKPVPPSHDPRRHVPRPTAHAPAGPDRRRARNGRGGRSAGAPAGR, from the coding sequence GTGGATTTTCATTCGCTGCACCTGCCTGCGCCGGTCCTGCAAGGGATCGACGCTATTGGCTTTACCACTTGCACTCCGATTCAGGAGAAAACCCTGCCCCTCGCGCTCGCCGGAAAGGATGTTGCCGGCCAGGCGCAGACCGGCACGGGTAAGACCGCCGCGTTCCTGATCACCATCTTTGCGCGACTGCTCAAGCGTCGTCGCCATCGGGGTGAAGGATCGCACGACGAGGGGGGGCACGAGGAGCAGAACCCCGGCAACGCGCCGCGCGCACTGATCATCGCGCCGACCCGCGAACTGGTTGTGCAAATCCTCCACGACGCGGAAGGGCTCGGTGCCTTCACCGGGTTGAGCATGCACGCGGTCTACGGCGGCGTCGACTACCAGAAGCAGCGCGAGATCCTGCGCGATGGCTGCGACATCTTGGTCGGCACCCCCGGCCGCTTGATCGACTACTTCAAGCAGCACGTCTACACGCTTCGCAACGTCGAGGTGCTGGTGATCGACGAAGCCGATCGTATGTTCGATATGGGCTTCATCGCCGATCTGCGTTACATGCTGCGCCGCCTGCCGCCATACAACAAGCGGCAATCCATGCTCTTCTCAGCGACGCTGAGCTTCGACGTCATGGAGCTCGCCTACGAGCACATGAACGATCCGGTGAAGGTTTCGATCTCGCCCGAGCAGCTCACTGCGGAAAACGTCGAGCACATGCTCTATCACGTCGGCAAACGCGAGAAGCTGCCGTTGCTGCTCGGCCTCCTCCAACGTGAGCAACCAACGCGGACGATGATCTTCATCAACACCAAGCGCGAGGGTGAGTGGCTGGCGCGCCGGCTCGCCGACAACGGGCACAACGCGCGCATTCTCAGCGGCGATGTCGATCAGCGTGTCCGGCTGAAGTTGGTGCACGACTTCAAGAGCGGCGCCCTGCCGATCCTGGTCGCCACCGATGTCGCCTCGCGCGGGCTGCATATCGAGGCGGTCAGCCACGTCATCAATTACGACCTGCCGCAGGACCCCGAAGATTACGTTCACCGCGTCGGCCGCACCGCGCGCGCGGGTGCGTCGGGCAAGGCAATCAGTTTGGCGTGCGAGGAATACGTGATGGCGCTCGAGCCGATCGAGCATTTCACCGGATTCAAGATTCCGTTCGCGCATGTCGAGGACGACATGTTGGTCAAGCCGGTGCCGCCATCGCACGATCCGCGGCGGCACGTGCCGCGACCGACGGCGCACGCGCCGGCGGGGCCGGATCGTCGTCGCGCCCGCAACGGCCGTGGCGGCCGATCGGCAGGCGCTCCGGCGGGGCGCTGA
- a CDS encoding VOC family protein yields the protein MKGDDERAEQLAAMLDGGPVTEEIEPFTAAVRRVRDVLSRLSPDPDRVAALLPRLYEGLIAAQSQLAIELAHPTVYVRDMQAALAFYRDGLGLRVVDEGKWLSLLAAGSANVALHWTGSATQRPQVGDIRLEFRADDLDRAVSALRGGGMRVEVRVDPYRRERYAEVHDPDGHLVRVFGGLNATQRVQQAPRESISAASGKPNE from the coding sequence ATGAAGGGTGACGACGAACGCGCGGAACAATTGGCCGCCATGCTCGACGGCGGACCGGTGACGGAAGAGATCGAACCGTTCACGGCTGCAGTGCGTCGCGTGCGCGACGTGCTGTCTCGCCTGAGTCCGGACCCCGATCGGGTCGCCGCATTACTCCCGAGACTGTACGAAGGCCTGATCGCGGCGCAGAGCCAGCTGGCGATCGAGCTGGCCCATCCGACCGTGTACGTGCGCGACATGCAGGCGGCACTGGCATTCTATCGTGACGGGTTGGGCTTGCGCGTCGTCGATGAAGGGAAGTGGCTCTCGCTGCTCGCAGCCGGCTCAGCCAATGTCGCGCTGCACTGGACCGGCAGTGCAACGCAGCGGCCGCAGGTCGGCGACATCCGCCTCGAGTTCCGTGCGGATGACCTCGATCGCGCGGTCTCCGCGCTGCGCGGCGGTGGTATGCGCGTCGAGGTCCGCGTCGATCCCTATCGGCGCGAACGCTACGCCGAGGTGCACGATCCCGATGGACACTTGGTGCGGGTATTCGGTGGACTGAACGCAACCCAGCGCGTGCAGCAAGCGCCACGCGAGTCGATCAGCGCGGCGAGCGGGAAGCCGAATGAGTGA
- a CDS encoding methyltransferase domain-containing protein: MSEIAATRARFAAAIAQQGNLRSPALVQALATVAREDFLPPGPWAVWEMLSWQYATTPDADARRVYCDAPIAIDRERLLNNGQPSFVAMLIDALDLHGGEHVVHVGCGTGYYTAVLAQTVGAAGHVIAIEYDADLAARARANLADVPQVSVIHGDGCTHDSGMADAMLINAGATHPRALWLDRLRSGGRLIVPLVRWPSDASESGVRGGGVVLKVTRGEIGYAARIVSSAMIFPCIGAVDTDADQRLAAAFARMTEADAIRSLRRDVHEADASCWLHGDGFCLSIRPPNT; the protein is encoded by the coding sequence ATGAGTGAGATCGCCGCGACCCGTGCGCGTTTCGCCGCAGCGATTGCGCAACAGGGCAACCTGCGCTCGCCCGCGCTGGTGCAGGCGCTCGCGACGGTGGCGCGCGAGGACTTCCTCCCTCCGGGTCCGTGGGCGGTGTGGGAGATGCTGTCGTGGCAGTATGCGACCACGCCCGATGCCGATGCGCGGCGCGTGTACTGCGATGCACCGATTGCGATCGACCGTGAGCGCTTGCTCAACAATGGCCAGCCGAGCTTCGTCGCGATGTTGATCGACGCGCTCGATCTGCACGGCGGCGAGCACGTCGTTCATGTCGGCTGCGGTACCGGTTACTACACCGCGGTGCTCGCGCAAACGGTCGGTGCGGCCGGTCACGTCATCGCGATCGAGTACGATGCCGACCTGGCGGCGCGCGCCCGCGCCAACCTCGCCGACGTGCCGCAGGTCAGCGTGATTCACGGCGATGGCTGTACCCACGATTCCGGAATGGCCGACGCGATGCTCATCAACGCGGGCGCCACGCATCCGCGCGCGCTGTGGCTCGATCGCTTGCGCAGCGGCGGGCGGCTGATCGTACCGCTGGTGCGCTGGCCGTCGGACGCGAGCGAATCGGGTGTACGCGGCGGCGGCGTGGTGCTCAAGGTGACACGCGGCGAGATCGGCTATGCGGCGCGAATCGTCTCGTCGGCGATGATCTTCCCGTGCATCGGTGCGGTCGACACCGACGCTGACCAGCGACTCGCTGCGGCGTTTGCGCGGATGACCGAGGCCGACGCGATCCGCTCGCTCCGCCGCGACGTCCACGAAGCCGACGCGTCGTGTTGGCTGCACGGCGATGGTTTCTGTCTCTCAATCCGCCCCCCGAACACTTGA
- a CDS encoding cytochrome P450, with protein MSEVAPELLVDAAIVSEVRDVYPMFAAMRRSQGVARVELPMRAVYIVLRYDDVSAVLRDPETFSSRIMRQVMGPVMGRTILEMDGHDHTRYRGLVQHAFRPKAIERYATELVEPVVQELLDGIVRGGGKAELVSQLTTNYPLTIIARMLGIPIRDYAQFQKWSLDLIGYKANQPEPGLSASRALKDYLRPIVEQRKLDPKDDLISELLAARVDDHRLTDDDIFGFLLLLLPAGAETTFRLLGNMLSALLSHPDQLDEVRRDPEQLTWALEETLRWEPPLLGTARETTRAVTLRGVEIPERSMVSAMVGPANRDEEHYPDPDRFDIHRHADDHLSFGLGKHFCLGYHLARLEVLTAMRAVLDRLPNVRLDPAQESYIQGVSFRSPNRLPVLFDA; from the coding sequence ATGAGCGAGGTCGCCCCGGAACTGTTGGTCGATGCCGCGATCGTCTCGGAGGTGCGTGACGTCTATCCGATGTTCGCCGCCATGCGGCGCAGCCAAGGTGTGGCGCGCGTCGAGTTGCCGATGCGCGCCGTGTACATCGTGCTGCGTTACGACGATGTCTCGGCCGTATTGCGCGACCCGGAGACGTTCTCGTCGCGGATCATGCGGCAAGTGATGGGCCCCGTCATGGGCCGCACGATTCTGGAAATGGATGGTCACGATCACACGCGCTACCGCGGCCTGGTGCAGCATGCGTTTCGTCCGAAGGCGATCGAGCGCTATGCCACCGAACTGGTCGAACCCGTGGTGCAAGAGCTACTCGACGGGATCGTACGCGGGGGCGGCAAGGCCGAACTCGTTAGCCAGCTCACCACCAACTATCCGCTCACCATCATCGCCCGCATGTTGGGAATCCCGATCCGCGACTACGCCCAGTTCCAGAAATGGTCGCTCGACTTGATCGGCTACAAGGCCAACCAGCCTGAACCCGGGCTGTCGGCTTCGCGCGCGCTGAAGGACTACCTGCGGCCGATCGTCGAGCAGCGCAAGCTTGATCCCAAAGACGACCTAATCAGCGAGCTGCTGGCGGCGCGTGTTGATGATCATCGGCTCACCGACGATGACATCTTCGGCTTCTTGTTGCTGCTCTTGCCCGCCGGCGCGGAGACCACCTTCCGGCTCCTCGGCAACATGCTGTCGGCGCTCCTCTCGCATCCCGATCAACTCGACGAGGTGCGCCGCGACCCCGAGCAACTCACGTGGGCGCTCGAGGAGACCCTACGTTGGGAACCGCCGCTGCTCGGCACCGCGCGCGAGACTACGCGAGCGGTGACACTGCGGGGCGTGGAGATTCCGGAACGCTCCATGGTGTCGGCGATGGTCGGCCCGGCCAATCGCGACGAGGAGCACTATCCGGACCCGGATCGTTTCGACATCCACCGGCATGCTGACGATCATCTCTCATTCGGTCTCGGCAAGCACTTCTGCCTCGGCTATCATCTGGCGCGTTTGGAAGTGCTCACTGCCATGCGCGCGGTGCTCGATCGTCTGCCCAACGTGCGACTCGATCCCGCGCAGGAGTCCTACATTCAGGGCGTGAGCTTCCGCTCCCCCAATCGCCTACCGGTATTGTTCGACGCGTGA
- the ribB gene encoding 3,4-dihydroxy-2-butanone-4-phosphate synthase, giving the protein MFTSVLQPPKRTPRISPIDDAIADLRAGKMVILMDDENRENEGDVCLAADKVTPDAINFMAKYARGLICLALTEARIRELGLSMMVAENRAPLGTAFTVSIDARRGITNGVSAVDRAITIQTAVRDGVRPEDLVVPGHVFPLRARNGGVLVRTGQTEGVVDLARLAGLKPAGVICEIMKEDGTMARLQDLARFGATHNIKLCTIADLIEYRLRCDSLVHRVAEARLRSRFGGEFRTYVYRTDVDDGEHLVLVKGDIRPDEPVLVRAHSEYLPGDVFSLVNRNTAALVHQSMEVIAKEGRGVILYLRREGRGAELLAPSSDAGRRPAREDVRRPSTDPAGRQMEFREYGIGAQILRDIGVGKIRLLTNYPRRMVSLPGYGLEIIECVPLSLSASASKPATRAKPASRRSAPTRKVAPIR; this is encoded by the coding sequence ATGTTCACTTCGGTTCTCCAACCGCCCAAGCGTACGCCCCGCATCAGCCCTATCGACGACGCCATTGCTGACTTGCGCGCCGGCAAGATGGTGATCCTGATGGACGACGAGAATCGCGAGAACGAAGGCGATGTCTGTCTCGCCGCCGACAAGGTCACGCCGGATGCCATCAACTTCATGGCTAAGTATGCGCGGGGCCTGATCTGCCTCGCGCTCACTGAAGCGCGCATTCGCGAACTGGGCTTGAGCATGATGGTCGCCGAAAACCGCGCACCGCTCGGCACCGCCTTTACGGTTTCGATCGACGCGCGGCGCGGAATCACCAATGGCGTGTCGGCGGTCGATCGCGCGATCACGATTCAGACGGCGGTGCGCGACGGCGTGCGGCCGGAAGATCTCGTCGTGCCTGGTCACGTCTTCCCGCTGCGCGCGCGCAACGGCGGCGTGTTGGTGCGCACCGGACAAACTGAAGGCGTGGTCGACCTCGCCCGCCTCGCCGGGCTCAAACCGGCGGGCGTGATCTGCGAGATCATGAAAGAGGATGGCACGATGGCGCGGCTGCAGGACCTCGCGAGGTTCGGTGCGACGCACAACATCAAGTTGTGCACGATTGCCGATCTGATCGAGTACCGGTTGCGTTGCGACTCGTTGGTTCACCGCGTTGCCGAGGCGCGGTTGCGCAGCCGCTTCGGCGGCGAGTTTCGCACCTACGTCTACCGCACCGACGTCGACGACGGAGAGCATCTCGTCTTGGTGAAGGGTGACATTCGGCCCGACGAGCCGGTTTTGGTGCGCGCGCACTCCGAGTATCTGCCGGGCGACGTATTCAGCTTGGTGAACCGTAACACCGCCGCGCTGGTGCACCAGTCGATGGAGGTCATCGCCAAGGAAGGGCGCGGTGTGATCCTGTATCTGCGGCGCGAGGGACGCGGCGCGGAGTTGCTGGCGCCGAGTTCCGACGCCGGCCGGCGGCCCGCCCGTGAGGACGTCCGGCGGCCCAGCACCGATCCGGCCGGGCGCCAGATGGAGTTCCGCGAATACGGCATCGGCGCACAAATTCTGCGCGACATCGGCGTGGGCAAGATTCGGTTGCTCACCAACTATCCGCGCCGCATGGTCAGTCTGCCCGGGTACGGGCTGGAGATCATCGAGTGCGTGCCGTTGAGCTTGTCGGCGTCCGCTTCGAAGCCGGCGACGCGGGCGAAACCGGCGAGCCGCCGGTCGGCCCCCACGCGCAAAGTCGCCCCAATCCGCTAA